Within Lolium rigidum isolate FL_2022 chromosome 5, APGP_CSIRO_Lrig_0.1, whole genome shotgun sequence, the genomic segment CCATCTATAGATTGAACCATTACCCACCCACCAAGAATCCCATTTAGGGTGGCTGGATGTGGGCTTTGTcctgttgttgtaggttttcggCTGATTTTCTCTAAAATCTAGACAATATTTAATGGATGAGCCAAAGCATATTTAATGGACTCTCTTGGCCTAGCTCCCTCGTCTCCGGTAGTGAGTGCCTGGTACTGCCGCCATGACGAACTAATCTACCGCGCGTTCCAACAGGTAAATTTCAAGAAATCTATCAGACTTGAACTTCATATAGTGGTTCTTGCGCCTGTATTTATTTCCCCCTATTTGCAAAGTGAAGTGGATTGATTATTTGGATGTgttgatttcttgacatgggataAAATTCGTGAAATAATCAGGGCGGCAGGCAGCCATGGATCTGTATCTGACGGCGACGTCCCTCGTATCTGACGCGAACAATTGGTTCGATTTCCTCGGCACGACCTTCTCCGCGGTCTCCGAGCTGCTATCCCGGTGGAGGCATAAGCAGGAGCGGCGGCATGGCGAGGCGGAGAGGAGGCAGCTGCAGTGGAAGGAGGAGGATGTGAAGATGAAGCAGCTCCACTATTGCCTGCTCGATTTGCCGGATCTGATCAACCACGCCGAGTGGCTCAGCTACATAAAAGACGACAAAGAGGTGGCCAAGCTCCTCCCCGAGCTCAAGGATCGAGTCAACGATGCATACGACCTGCTCGAAGAGTTCAGTTACCACCATCAGCTGCAATCAGAGCAGCCGGGGGACGATTTCTTGAAGACCATCACCGATGGTAACCATGTAAGGGAGATCCTGGACGATCTCAACTGTCTGAGAAACACAATGGGGTGCATCATCGACCGTCGTACTCGTGCCGAGCCGCTGCAGTTTGGCAAGTTGCTAAGGCCGGCCATGAGCTCCTTCTACGACAAGTCCAAGGTCCGCACACTTCAGAAAGAAGTCGACAAGGTGCTCCATCTACTGGACGTGGAAACCTGCTGCTCTCCGGTGACTCGCAAACGGCGCATCATCACTGGGAAATCCACTGCAATTAGCAAAAGGGCCAGTAGAACTGACACTGTCCCTTGTAGTACATCCGCAAGGGTAGAAGAATGCACCAGTGAAGAAGAAGCTAGTAGTACAACTGTATTAGCAATATCTGGCATCGGGGGTGCGGGGAAAACTACACTGGCCAGGCAAGTTTTCAACGATGAGAGAACTAAGGGAAATTTTGATCTGAGAATTTGGATATCTGTATCGGACGACTTCAACGTCATAAGATTAACCAAAGAGTTCATACAGTCTGCTCTAGAAAATTTGATGCAATCTGATAATCTCTGTAGCCTTCAGCAGACTCTCACCGAAAGGATTACCAGCctcaagttcttacttgttctcgacgaTGTGTGGGACGACGTATATACCAATCAAGACAACAGGTGGCATGATTTTCTTGAACCATTCAAGTCTTCCCAACAAGGAAGTGCCGTTCTGTTGACGACAAGGTCTCAGAGGGTTTCAGATCTAGTGAATCGGAACATGCAATTCCATCTAGAAGGCCTTCCGACTACGATTTTCGATGATTTCTTTGAGGCATGTGCATTAGGTTGTATAGTTAATCCAGAACTGAACCCCATTGGCAAAAGGATAATTCCACAGCTGAAGAGAAGTCCATtagctgctgaaactcttggacgTATACTGAAACCTATGCTGGATAGAGAGCATTGGGACTGGGTTGCAGGGAGAGAACTGTGGGAGCTGAAACAAGAGAAATATGACATCTTGCCAATCCTTCGACTGAGCTATCTGTATCTACCATCCCATCTGAGAAGTTGCTTTTTGTTTTGCTCCATGTATCCAAAAGGTCACCGGTTTCACAAAGATACTCTTGTGCACACTTGGATAGCAGCTGGCTTAATAGAGTCCTGCAAGGG encodes:
- the LOC124655098 gene encoding putative disease resistance RPP13-like protein 1, whose product is MDLYLTATSLVSDANNWFDFLGTTFSAVSELLSRWRHKQERRHGEAERRQLQWKEEDVKMKQLHYCLLDLPDLINHAEWLSYIKDDKEVAKLLPELKDRVNDAYDLLEEFSYHHQLQSEQPGDDFLKTITDGNHVREILDDLNCLRNTMGCIIDRRTRAEPLQFGKLLRPAMSSFYDKSKVRTLQKEVDKVLHLLDVETCCSPVTRKRRIITGKSTAISKRASRTDTVPCSTSARVEECTSEEEASSTTVLAISGIGGAGKTTLARQVFNDERTKGNFDLRIWISVSDDFNVIRLTKEFIQSALENLMQSDNLCSLQQTLTERITSLKFLLVLDDVWDDVYTNQDNRWHDFLEPFKSSQQGSAVLLTTRSQRVSDLVNRNMQFHLEGLPTTIFDDFFEACALGCIVNPELNPIGKRIIPQLKRSPLAAETLGRILKPMLDREHWDWVAGRELWELKQEKYDILPILRLSYLYLPSHLRSCFLFCSMYPKGHRFHKDTLVHTWIAAGLIESCKGCKLESNGHQYFAELLHRSLLHIDASSPTSSMYVIHELMHDMAKLVSENEWFVVKGETDLQKIPEDIRHLSIVGGNGLSETNLRVLCRYKKLRSIVCHGLDSEIITPAAKCWFEVLTKIRMLGFLSCKLNYLPENIGNLKLLQCLNIGECTFEELPPSFWQLQSLQIVDAQKCRIQHIPEEFNQLRGKLQRFRLRGAIISEPGNYGV